In Leishmania infantum JPCM5 genome chromosome 9, the following proteins share a genomic window:
- the JBP1 gene encoding putative DNA J-binding protein, translating to MEPDPKKVKLDIFDFPTARETRTPEEVAESYAEAVKSHPFYDNVHSAIDFYDSGTIKDGRGQIIGVVLREALPKYAASMASELLASAAVRTSLRSMMFGGESPLSGIAGYFDYRGSPVELKSRKTSFTYEHEAAWPAVFPVVDYVSELYRHVAPERWKAQNDAIPDVVRIHGTPFSTLTINSRFRTASHTDVGDFDGGYSCIACLDGQFKGLALAFDDFGINVLMQPRDVMIFDSHHFHSNTEVELSFSGEDWKRLTCVFYYRAALGEPASYAEYRRRLEKSKQDTSFTPVVSNVRVKENGTNLNRPSPVYPIFLSPFWVPMVAHCLQHCASEAQCVHDAMTADGSRLAEVMFGEPLSTSDGIPLRGEEEKLKANSDSASRPLSRLGGFSETNLMVSTAVEKKKYLNSEFLSHFISAQLLDMWKQARGKWLELVGREWTHMLALNPERKDFLWRNQSEMNSAFFDLCEVGKQVMLGLLGKEAALPKEEQAFWTMYAVHLNAACAEELNMPHVAMSLRKLNVKLKDFNFGGTRYFKDMPPEEQKRRMERKQRIEEARRHGMSSGAHEKRANWLTNDSFDYQTEDCVFDYAQHKWVPPALHAKEITKNVRSGELPTREGVVRVLVVLPDPQSKVDCVDCKLEVSETVRCSCEWERLMSSPAVHRVLAAAQRNLQLPDSVTHDNIEIRFAFHSRLPTDMCDFVVLQHVLSCIPDDVLASAYIRRSAALCSGCVFVVETDVQCRQYYTLKCSVRCDYDAVAPLFFQQLHRVSYGTKAARVRTKGELESLIPTVCCARYKLQGSPLNTTVHVVAPAPPR from the coding sequence ATGGAGCCTGACCCAAAGAAGGTCAAACTAGACATCTTTGACTTTCCGACCGCCAGGGAGACACGGACGCCGGAGGAAGTGGCAGAGAGCTACGCGGAAGCCGTCAAGTCACACCCCTTTTACGACAACGTGCACTCTGCGATCGACTTTTACGATAGCGGTACCATCAAAGATGGTCGCGGGCAAATCATTGGTGTTGTGCTGCGAGAAGCCCTACCAAAGTACGCGGCATCCATGGCGTCGGAGCTGCTCGcatccgctgccgtgcgcacCTCGCTTCGGAGCATGATGTTTGGCGGAGAGTCGCCCTTGAGCGGTATTGCTGGCTACTTCGACTACCGGGGCTCACCGGTGGAGCTGAAGTCACGCAAAACGTCCTTCACATATGAACACGAGGCAGCGTGGCCGGCGGTCTTCCCTGTCGTCGATTACGTCAGCGAGCTCTACAGGCATGTCGCGCCGGAGCGGTGGAAAGCACAAAACGACGCCATTCCGGATGTTGTGCGTATTCACGGAACCCCGTTCTCCACGCTTACCATCAACTCCCGCTTCCGCACAGCCTCTCATACCGACGTCGGCGATTTTGACGGTGGCTACAGCTGCATTGCTTGCCTTGACGGGCAGTTCAAAGGGCTGGCCCTTGCTTTCGACGACTTCGGCATTAACGTGCTCATGCAGCCGCGCGATGTGATGATATTCGACTCGCACCACTTCCACTCAAACACGGAGGTGGAGCTGTCGTTCTCAGGGGAGGACTGGAAGCGACTTACCTGCGTATTCTACTACCGGGCCGCCCTCGGTGAGCCAGCAAGCTACGCCGAGTACCGGCGCCGGTTGGAGAAGTCCAAGCAGGACACCAGCTTCACTCCAGTGGTGAGCAACGTGAGGGTGAAGGAGAATGGCACAAACCTGAACCGTCCATCCCCTGTGTACCCTATCTTTCTCTCGCCGTTTTGGGTACCGATGGTGGCGCATTGCCTGCAGCACTGCGCATCGGAGGCACAATGCGTTCACGACGCCATGACGGCGGATGGGAGTCGGCTGGCTGAGGTTATGTTTGGGGAACCGCTGTCAACCTCTGACGGCATCCCACTgcgtggagaggaggagaagctgaaGGCCAACAGTGACAGCGCGTCCAGGCCGCTCTCGCGTCTGGGTGGGTTCAGCGAGACGAATCTTATGGTGTCCACGGCAGTAGAAAAGAAGAAGTACCTCAACAGCGAGTTCCTCTCCCACTTCAtcagcgcgcagctgctggacaTGTGGAAGCAGGCACGCGGCAAGTGGTTGGAGCTGGTAGGCAGGGAATGGACGCACATGCTGGCCCTCAACCCCGAGCGCAAAGACTTCTTGTGGAGGAACCAGTCCGAGATGAACTCGGCTTTTTTCGACCTCTGCGAGGTGGGGAAGCAAGTTATGCTCGGCCTTCTGGGCAAGGAGGCGGCTCTGCCAAAGGAAGAGCAGGCTTTCTGGACCATGTACGCCGTGCACCTGAATGCGGCGTGCGCGGAGGAGCTAAACATGCCGCACGTCGCCATGTCGCTTCGCAAGCTCAACGTGAAGCTGAAGGACTTCAACTTTGGCGGCACGCGATACTTCAAAGACATGCCTCCCGAGGAGCAGAAGCGCAGAATGGAGCGCAAGCAGCGCATTGAGGAggcacgccgccacggcatGTCGTCCGGCGCACACGAAAAGCGAGCGAACTGGCTGACCAACGACTCATTCGACTATCAAACTGAGGACTGCGTGTTTGATTACGCCCAACACAAGTGGGTGCCGCCTGCGCTTCACGCAAAGGAGATAACGAAGAACGTGCGCAGTGGCGAGCTGCCAACTAGGGAAGGAGTGGTGCGAGTGCTCGTTGTGCTGCCCGACCCGCAAAGCAAGGTGGATTGTGTGGACTGCAAGCTGGAGGTGTCGGAGACGGTGAGATGTTCATGCGAGTGGGAGCGTTTGATGAGCAGCCCGGCTGTGCATCGTGTCCtagccgctgcgcagcgcaacCTGCAGCTGCCTGACAGCGTCACGCATGACAATATCGAGATCCGCTTTGCCTTCCATAGCAGGCTGCCTACGGACATGTGCGACtttgtggtgctgcagcatgTCTTGAGCTGCATCCCAGACGACGTGCTGGCCTCGGCGTATATCaggcgctctgcagcgctCTGTTCCGGCTGTGTATTTGTGGTGGAGACGGACGTGCAATGCCGACAATACTACACCCTCAAGTGTTCCGTTCGCTGCGACTACGACGCGGTCGCACCATTATTcttccagcagctgcaccgggTGAGTTACGGGACGAAAgcggcacgcgtgcgcaccaAAGGAGAACTGGAGTCTCTTATCCCCACGGTGTGCTGTGCGCGTTACAAGCTGCAAGGCTCGCCGCTGAACACGACCGTCCACGTCGTGGCTCCCGCTCCGCCCCGCTGA
- a CDS encoding putative cytochrome b5-like protein codes for MTSNYIHLSEVEKHITENDLWFIKDLKVYDITKFVDQHPGGVDTLLSVAGKDGTSDFNAVGHSESAVEELAQYYIGDVHPDDAEKVQQASIKAANNYFGIAVVLALVAICSFFIFRP; via the coding sequence ATGACCTCCAATTACATTCACTTGAGTGAGGTGGAGAAGCACATCACGGAAAATGACCTGTGGTTCATCAAGGATTTAAAGGTGTATGACATCACAAAGTTTGTGGATCAACACCCGGGAGGTGTCGACACGCTTCTCAGCGTAGCGGGCAAGGATGGCACGAGCGACTTCAACGCTGTTGGCCACTCAGAGAGCGCCGTGGAGGAGCTCGCACAGTACTACATCGGTGACGTGCACCCAGACGATGCGGAAAAGGTTCAGCAGGCCTCCATTAAGGCAGCGAACAACTACTTCGGCATCGCGGTGGTACTGGCGCTCGTTGCCATTTGCTCGTTCTTTATCTTTCGTCCTTGA
- a CDS encoding cytochrome b5-like protein, translating into MSTKCFRFVYIEKHKLDDLWFIVDCHVYNVTSFAEEHPVGPRILLTVAGRDASNGFKSVGDSDSAKEMEKHCIGNFHPDDVWQLKESLQGHNAAWPGSSSSLSLSASASAVSFGLCCNTVEETLVERLAKGEPTALACS; encoded by the coding sequence ATGTCTACCAAGTGCTTCCGCTTTGTTTACATTGAGAAGCACAAGTTGGACGATCTGTGGTTCATCGTGGACTGTCACGTGTACAACGTCACGTCGTTTGCCGAGGAGCATCCTGTCGGCCCCAGAATCCTCCTCACAGTCGCCGGCAGAGATGCGTCCAACGGCTTCAAGTCCGTCGGCGACTCTGACTCCGCcaaggagatggagaagcACTGTATCGGCAATTTCCACCCTGATGATGTGTGGCAGCTGAAGGAGTCTTTACAGGGACACAATGCAGCGTGGCCGggatcgtcgtcgtctttaTCCTTATCGGCATCTGCTTCTGCTGTGTCCTTCGGACTCTGCTGTAATACAGTGGAGGAAACACTCGTAGAACGTTTAGCGAAAGGAGAGCCAACTGCGTTGGCGTGCAGTTGA